A window from Primulina huaijiensis isolate GDHJ02 chromosome 13, ASM1229523v2, whole genome shotgun sequence encodes these proteins:
- the LOC140991654 gene encoding uncharacterized protein yields the protein MMSHCIVPADWNSRSKQRQEEIEGEDHQRNNTISSQVQQSPQNLSFIVPMSLNYEVGELAWDNNNKQPVPLHGHGGIQLPPQTKPTWSSSKTSDTLESLVQQATATFNNTTQFRHRGDLGPTYSASIPTSSAGKCVVESSKSASSSGVKWRENSTYIDMGQNLVAANLNSMTASSGGKWRENSSHMQVEQNYHEVKMRSMPTYSGGKRVENSSSGLVISKRIKSESKKHSGKNLFQVEERGSSGGGGVGVGVGVGACAAFCKANTDTTMMTWASFESAPSMKTPRNVDDDSAYLDFSDEQFWNKEESVRSQSSARRTTRAAVVHNQSERRRRDRINEKMKALQELVPNANKTDKASMLDEVIEYLKQLQAQVQMLSNARAMPQMVMPLVMQQQLQMSLLGRMGIGMGMGPVGMGIVDVNNFPRNMPQPFTPHLHGATPLSTTPSFVSPPFYVPSLVPPLTHLKANVNADINRNMPDFNDSFGTFLAQQSMNMDFYNRMASLCRQQAIQQSKKPDGLSRHNNVQGD from the exons ATGATGAGTCATTGTATAGTACCTGCAGATTGGAATTCAAGATCGAAACAAAGGCAAGAAGAAATTGAAGGAGAAGATCATCAGAGGAACAATACAATATCCTCCCAAGTACAACAATCTCCTCAAAACCTCAGTTTTATTGTTCCCAT GTCTTTAAACTATGAAGTAGGAGAGTTAGCATGGGACAATAATAACAAGCAACCAGTGCCCTTGCATGGGCATGGAGGGATCCAGCTTCCTCCACAAACAAAGCCCACATGGAGCAGTTCTAAAACGAGCGATACCCTGGAATCTTTAGTTCAACAAGCTACAGCTACATTCAACAACACCACCCAATTCCGCCATCGAGGGGATTTAGGCCCGACATATTCGGCCTCCATCCCCACGTCTTCAGCAGGAAAATGTGTCGTCGAGAGCTCTAAATCCGCATCATCTTCCGGGGTAAAGTGGAGGGAAAATTCCACCTATATCGACATGGGGCAGAACCTTGTCGCAGCGAATTTAAACTCCATGACAGCATCTTCCGGTGGAAAGTGGAGGGAAAACAGTTCCCATATGCAAGTGGAGCAAAATTATCATGAGGTAAAAATGAGGTCCATGCCTACATATTCCGGGGGAAAGAGGGTGGAGAACTCGAGTTCGGGTTTGGTTATAAGTAAACGGATAAAATCCGAATCCAAAAAACATTCGGGAAAAAATCTTTTTCAGGTGGAAGAAAGGGGATCATCAGGAGGTGGAGGTGTAGGTGTAGGTGTAGGTGTAGGTGCATGTGCAGCGTTCTGCAAAGCGAACACAGACACAACCATGATGACTTGGGCTTCATTTGAATCAGCTCCAAGCATGAAGACTCCAAGAAATGTCGACGACGATTCCGCCTATCTAGATTTCTCG GATGAACAATTTTGGAATAAAGAGGAAAGCGTTCGATCCCAATCATCAGCAAGGCGAACCACTCGTGCTGCTGTGGTACACAATCAATCAGAACGG AGACGCAGAGACAGGATCAATGAGAAGATGAAGGCCCTACAGGAGTTGGTGCCTAATGCCAATAAG ACGGATAAAGCGTCCATGCTAGATGAGGTGATTGAGTACTTGAAACAACTCCAAGCACAAGTTCAAATGCTGAGCAATGCAAGGGCCATGCCCCAAATGGTGATGCCTTTAGTGATGCAACAACAACTTCAAATGTCACTTTTGGGACGAATGGGAATCGGAATGGGCATGGGACCGGTTGGCATGGGAATTGTCGATGTCAACAATTTTCCCCGAAACATGCCCCAACCTTTTACGCCCCACCTCCACGGCGCCACGCCTCTCAGCACCACCCCATCATTTGTATCGCCACCCTTCTATGTGCCTTCTCTAGTTCCGCCTCTCACTCATTTAAAAGCCAACGTTAACGCTGATATCAATAGAAATATGCCTGATTTCAATGACTCTTTCGGCACATTTCTTGCACAA CAATCTATGAACATGGATTTCTACAACAGAATGGCGAGTCTCTGTAGGCAACAGGCCATCCAGCAATCAAAGAAACCAGATGGCTTGTCACGCCACAACAATGTACAAGGAGATTAA